One Methanocaldococcus villosus KIN24-T80 genomic window carries:
- the csm3 gene encoding type III-A CRISPR-associated RAMP protein Csm3 → MVFGQTMNQNNNEQGNNEIYTLKGKVIISGVIELLTGLHIGGLRETLKIGGTDNPVIKDAFGNILIPGSSLKGKIRCLLEKKEGKYTNDNRGYLPCSCGDCNICKLFGPHNSKEIKEPRRVIFRDAYIEVEEGKEIHDYLEIKVENTIDRLKGTTITGGVRNTERVVAGSKFKFEIVFNVYKENDKELLKELITGMKLLEDDYLGGSGSRGYGKIKFKELKIVNRPKQYYEGNEKAEKEEAKDLDELEKKIEEIWNY, encoded by the coding sequence ATGGTTTTTGGGCAGACAATGAATCAAAATAATAATGAGCAGGGTAATAATGAAATATACACATTAAAAGGAAAAGTTATAATTTCAGGAGTTATTGAGCTATTGACAGGATTACATATTGGAGGGCTTAGAGAAACTTTAAAAATTGGAGGTACTGACAACCCAGTAATTAAAGATGCTTTTGGTAATATATTAATTCCAGGAAGTTCATTAAAAGGAAAAATAAGGTGTTTATTAGAGAAAAAAGAGGGAAAATACACCAATGACAATAGAGGTTACTTACCTTGTAGCTGTGGGGACTGTAATATTTGTAAGTTATTTGGACCTCATAATTCAAAAGAGATTAAAGAGCCAAGAAGGGTGATATTTAGAGATGCATATATAGAAGTAGAAGAAGGTAAAGAAATTCATGATTATCTTGAGATAAAGGTAGAAAATACTATTGATAGATTGAAAGGAACAACAATTACAGGAGGGGTAAGAAATACAGAGAGGGTAGTTGCTGGAAGTAAATTTAAATTTGAAATAGTCTTCAATGTGTACAAAGAAAATGATAAAGAACTTTTAAAAGAGCTAATAACTGGGATGAAGTTGTTAGAGGATGACTACTTAGGAGGTTCTGGAAGTAGGGGATATGGTAAAATTAAATTTAAGGAATTAAAAATTGTAAATAGGCCTAAACAATATTATGAAGGGAATGAAAAAGCTGAAAAAGAAGAAGCTAAAGATTTAGATGAATTAGAAAAGAAAATAGAAGAAATTTGGAATTATTAA
- the csm5 gene encoding type III-A CRISPR-associated RAMP protein Csm5, translated as MMLKCSLITPIFIGCGEEYTPLDYYIENNIAHIVDIEKALEVLGNLKSIDEISDYIVKKSIGNRVETNAKDILERVGLCAEDYVVYKIKSEIKEDSRTRVKKFIHQNNRKYIPGSSIKGAIRTAYLFNYYDGKISEIFKILDNKKIDNKGKEIERRAIGDIRDDFFKYLKISDSIKLEREEFKFILTKRWHIKKKKLTIPNYLEGMTKGEFIINLKVEEEFFKELNNRLNKNFNPKNDYEKFEIIKELCNNFSKTVVDFEIKRDLPIILKEFYEKLKKDIEKNDAIYINLGFEGGFLNKTIYPLLWKNDQNNILFHKIRQFFLDLYKPKGKINPRNPQYKLYQTWQNAKSYLDFPTTVGVYVKHNRISSPLGWIKLEKVN; from the coding sequence ATGATGCTAAAATGCTCTCTAATAACACCAATATTTATTGGCTGTGGGGAGGAATATACACCATTAGATTACTATATTGAAAATAATATTGCTCATATAGTAGATATTGAAAAGGCTTTAGAGGTTTTGGGAAATTTAAAAAGCATAGATGAGATATCAGATTATATTGTAAAAAAGTCTATAGGAAATAGAGTAGAGACCAATGCTAAAGATATCTTAGAGAGAGTTGGGCTTTGTGCTGAAGATTATGTTGTTTATAAAATAAAATCTGAAATAAAGGAAGATAGTAGAACAAGGGTAAAAAAATTTATTCATCAAAATAATAGAAAATATATCCCTGGTAGTTCAATAAAAGGGGCTATAAGAACAGCCTACTTATTTAATTACTATGATGGAAAAATTTCTGAGATATTTAAAATATTAGATAACAAAAAAATAGATAATAAAGGAAAAGAAATAGAGAGAAGGGCTATAGGAGATATTAGAGATGATTTCTTTAAATACCTTAAAATCTCTGATAGTATTAAATTAGAAAGAGAGGAATTTAAATTTATTTTAACAAAAAGATGGCATATAAAAAAGAAAAAACTAACAATTCCTAATTATTTAGAAGGAATGACCAAAGGAGAGTTCATAATTAACTTAAAAGTTGAAGAAGAATTCTTTAAAGAACTTAACAATAGATTAAATAAGAATTTTAACCCAAAAAATGATTATGAGAAGTTTGAAATAATTAAAGAGTTGTGCAACAACTTCTCCAAAACTGTTGTAGATTTTGAAATTAAAAGAGATCTCCCTATTATTCTAAAGGAATTTTATGAAAAATTAAAAAAAGATATTGAAAAGAATGATGCTATATATATTAACCTTGGTTTTGAAGGAGGATTTTTAAATAAAACTATCTACCCATTATTATGGAAAAATGACCAAAATAATATTCTATTCCATAAAATTAGACAATTTTTCTTAGATTTATATAAACCTAAAGGAAAAATTAATCCAAGAAATCCACAATATAAGTTATATCAAACTTGGCAAAATGCTAAAAGTTATTTAGATTTTCCAACTACAGTTGGAGTTTATGTTAAGCACAATAGGATTAGCTCTCCATTAGGATGGATAAAATTGGAAAAGGTTAATTAA
- a CDS encoding gamma-glutamylcyclotransferase family protein, with protein MQYIFVYGTLRRGFWNNKLLKNSKFIGKGRTKEKYAMYADIIPYVVEDEKVSHIVGEVYEVDEEILKKIDALEDHPHCYRRKKVPIILENGEEIEAWLYFYPEPYGILVKSGDYLEYYLGIKLSNNKTK; from the coding sequence ATGCAATATATCTTCGTCTATGGAACTTTAAGGAGAGGTTTTTGGAATAATAAGTTATTAAAAAACTCAAAATTCATTGGAAAAGGTAGAACTAAAGAAAAATATGCTATGTATGCTGATATAATCCCCTATGTTGTGGAAGATGAGAAGGTGTCTCATATAGTTGGGGAGGTTTATGAGGTTGATGAAGAGATCTTAAAAAAGATAGATGCTCTTGAAGATCATCCTCATTGCTATAGAAGAAAGAAAGTCCCAATAATCTTAGAAAATGGGGAAGAGATAGAGGCTTGGCTATACTTCTATCCTGAACCTTATGGAATTTTAGTAAAATCTGGGGATTATCTAGAATATTACTTAGGTATAAAGTTATCAAATAATAAAACAAAATAA
- a CDS encoding sugar phosphate isomerase/epimerase family protein has translation MIGVSMSVFINSDYTLERALSYLENKVKWVELCCDGNVNVMGREEITENFNLKYTLHCPIADFNLSSYREKIRKSSLEFIKDVLETATKVNSEALIIHPGFYIFKHDYDKCLKSLILSLKDLNKLQSEYGINIFIENMPYDMFMFKNPEKEIIENLGELEICFDIGHAFINNNIDKFLAYKDLIGHVHIHDNNGHADEHLPIGFGKIDFEKYKKDLKNINGIKIIELHYKNFENLENCLNKLKNYLK, from the coding sequence ATGATAGGAGTGTCCATGTCTGTCTTTATTAATAGTGATTATACTTTAGAAAGAGCACTGTCTTACTTAGAAAATAAAGTAAAGTGGGTTGAATTATGTTGTGATGGTAATGTTAATGTTATGGGTAGAGAAGAGATAACTGAAAATTTTAATTTAAAATACACCTTACACTGCCCAATTGCTGATTTTAACCTTTCTTCTTATAGGGAGAAAATAAGAAAAAGTAGTTTAGAATTTATTAAAGATGTATTAGAAACTGCTACAAAGGTTAATTCAGAAGCACTTATTATTCATCCAGGATTTTATATTTTTAAACATGATTATGACAAATGTTTAAAAAGTTTAATTTTAAGTTTGAAAGATCTAAATAAACTTCAGAGTGAATATGGGATTAATATTTTTATTGAAAACATGCCATATGATATGTTTATGTTTAAAAATCCTGAGAAAGAGATAATAGAGAATTTAGGGGAATTGGAAATATGTTTTGATATAGGTCATGCATTTATTAATAATAATATAGATAAATTTTTAGCTTATAAGGATTTAATTGGTCATGTTCATATACATGATAACAATGGTCATGCAGATGAACACCTACCAATAGGTTTTGGGAAGATAGATTTTGAAAAATATAAAAAAGATTTAAAGAATATAAATGGAATTAAAATTATTGAGCTACATTATAAAAACTTTGAAAATTTAGAGAATTGTTTAAATAAGCTTAAAAATTATTTAAAATAA
- the cas10 gene encoding type III-A CRISPR-associated protein Cas10/Csm1 has protein sequence MNYYRAVVIGALLHDIGKFVQRKIMDEKNIKKPPKHDIEGYNYLKKLFDDGFLSFLSNEEKKIILDIVKEHHNNKIKDGVIGIVRLADWLSSGERKTVEESEVLKGYGKDIKLLSIFETANVLNYIKSEIILENLYKIGYKYPLNELKLDKNVIFTTKPHPNDSYLNLFSDFETALRDFKNKNDVSFEELLQLLYKYTWCIPSATFWEREKIKGSYPDISLYDHLKTTCAIAACLYRLYKNEKINDKKLKEYLERKNWEDKIFCLIHGDISGIQDFIFTVKNKYAAKTLRGRSFYLDFLMEYLARYICKELDLPIANILFCGGGHFYILSYKVDDGKIEEFEKKINDILFKMFKTKVYVYLVKEDVSLNDFLNFSDVWKRVSDRTVVRKLRRFDYKLEEIFDYIDEGKPERCEICGIELDEDKKREDPEIEGYICKYCKSFIELTKILKNSNKFSLKEIENIEVIKDLKRGLNVKNSKEKEFFRYYLDEYNLPDDNGELIIPFKIFPISFPLDESGKILDLNKLAEKAEERTGTKKIAVLKMDVDNLGELFTKGLKIIKNNKDEKSKNLDSISRMSTLSNFLSLFFTGYIPYLIKTGKFKDKEGKEHEFKDNIYLIYAGGDDTLITGSWDAVWELAKKIREDFKEFVCYNPFITLSAGIYLTSPKFKFKRAVEFAEEELERAKDNEINSIKKNSLSIFSTSLNWDLEVKYIPRFWEKLKDIERELKLENELINEMLSLEKYCEKFNEDILEDKFNELIKDTNKKRILHVSQVVAEMLNKIVKKGENGETILYLPYYWRLLYYIKRNYKNNYEKVKFLEDYIKGKVHQMLLQNIDLSLNDLKVAAKITELKWRG, from the coding sequence ATGAATTATTATAGAGCAGTTGTTATAGGGGCTTTATTACATGATATTGGTAAGTTTGTTCAAAGAAAAATTATGGATGAAAAAAATATTAAAAAACCACCAAAACATGATATTGAAGGCTATAATTATTTAAAAAAATTGTTTGATGATGGATTTTTAAGTTTTTTAAGTAATGAAGAAAAGAAGATAATCTTAGATATTGTTAAAGAGCATCACAACAACAAAATAAAAGATGGTGTTATAGGAATAGTAAGATTGGCTGATTGGTTAAGTAGTGGAGAGAGAAAAACTGTTGAAGAAAGTGAAGTTTTAAAGGGTTATGGAAAAGATATAAAGTTGTTATCAATTTTTGAGACTGCAAATGTTTTAAATTATATTAAAAGTGAAATTATATTAGAAAATTTATATAAAATTGGATATAAATATCCACTTAATGAATTAAAATTAGATAAAAATGTTATTTTTACAACTAAACCTCATCCAAATGACAGCTATCTTAATTTATTTAGTGACTTTGAAACAGCTTTAAGAGATTTTAAAAATAAAAATGATGTCAGTTTTGAAGAACTTCTGCAACTTTTATACAAATATACTTGGTGCATACCTTCCGCTACATTTTGGGAACGTGAAAAAATAAAAGGTAGTTATCCAGACATTTCTTTATATGATCATCTAAAAACAACCTGTGCAATTGCAGCATGCCTCTATAGGCTTTATAAAAATGAAAAAATAAATGATAAAAAATTAAAGGAATACTTAGAAAGAAAAAATTGGGAAGATAAAATATTCTGCCTTATTCATGGAGACATTTCAGGAATTCAAGACTTTATTTTTACAGTTAAAAATAAATATGCAGCAAAAACTTTGAGAGGAAGGAGCTTTTACTTAGATTTTTTAATGGAGTATTTGGCAAGATATATTTGTAAAGAGTTAGATTTACCAATAGCTAACATACTATTCTGTGGAGGGGGGCATTTCTATATTTTGAGTTATAAAGTTGATGATGGAAAAATTGAGGAATTTGAGAAGAAAATAAATGATATTCTTTTTAAAATGTTTAAAACTAAAGTTTATGTTTATTTAGTCAAAGAAGATGTTAGTTTAAATGATTTTTTAAACTTTTCAGATGTTTGGAAGAGAGTTTCAGACAGAACAGTAGTGAGAAAGTTAAGAAGGTTTGACTATAAATTAGAGGAAATATTTGATTATATAGATGAAGGAAAGCCAGAGAGATGTGAAATTTGTGGGATAGAGCTTGATGAAGATAAGAAGAGAGAAGATCCTGAAATTGAAGGTTATATATGTAAATATTGTAAATCATTCATCGAGCTTACAAAAATCCTAAAAAACTCTAATAAATTTAGTTTAAAAGAAATTGAAAATATAGAAGTTATTAAAGACCTTAAAAGAGGGCTTAATGTCAAAAATAGTAAAGAAAAAGAATTCTTCAGATATTATTTAGATGAGTATAATTTGCCTGATGACAATGGAGAGTTAATAATTCCATTTAAAATCTTCCCAATATCATTTCCATTAGATGAGAGTGGAAAGATTTTAGATTTAAATAAACTAGCTGAAAAAGCTGAAGAAAGGACTGGAACAAAGAAAATAGCTGTATTAAAGATGGATGTTGATAATTTAGGGGAGTTATTTACTAAAGGATTAAAAATAATAAAGAATAACAAAGATGAAAAATCTAAGAATTTAGATTCAATATCAAGAATGAGTACATTAAGCAACTTCTTAAGTTTGTTCTTTACTGGATATATACCCTATTTAATAAAAACTGGGAAATTCAAAGATAAGGAAGGAAAAGAACATGAGTTTAAGGATAATATTTACTTAATCTATGCTGGAGGAGATGATACTTTAATAACTGGTTCATGGGATGCTGTATGGGAATTAGCCAAAAAAATTAGAGAAGATTTCAAAGAATTTGTTTGCTACAATCCATTTATTACCTTAAGTGCTGGAATCTACTTAACCAGTCCAAAATTTAAATTTAAAAGAGCTGTTGAATTTGCTGAAGAAGAGCTTGAGAGGGCTAAAGATAATGAAATCAATAGTATAAAGAAAAATTCTTTATCTATATTCTCAACTTCATTAAATTGGGATTTAGAGGTTAAATATATCCCTAGATTTTGGGAGAAATTGAAAGATATTGAGAGAGAGTTAAAGCTTGAAAATGAGTTAATAAATGAAATGCTGAGCTTGGAAAAATATTGTGAGAAGTTCAATGAAGATATTTTAGAGGATAAATTTAATGAATTAATTAAAGACACCAATAAAAAAAGAATCTTGCATGTCTCTCAAGTTGTTGCAGAGATGCTAAATAAAATTGTGAAGAAAGGTGAGAATGGTGAGACCATTCTCTATCTTCCTTACTATTGGAGATTACTCTACTACATCAAAAGAAATTACAAAAATAACTATGAGAAAGTTAAATTCTTAGAAGATTATATCAAAGGAAAAGTGCATCAAATGCTGCTCCAAAATATAGATTTATCCCTAAATGATCTTAAAGTTGCTGCTAAGATAACTGAGCTTAAGTGGAGGGGGTAG
- the comC gene encoding L-sulfolactate dehydrogenase — MLIKPEKAKKLIIDVLKRYDVPKEDAEIVSDVLIEADLKGFSSHGIGRFPQYIKGLKLKNINPKPNIKIIKDKKATAVIDGDLGFGQVVAKKAMDLAIDKAKDYGISAVATVNSNHFGIAGYYAEMAMKNDMVGIVITNTEPAMAPYGGTEKILGTNPIAIAFRGNKYKFSLDMATASIARGKIFEALRKGEKIPFGCAVDKDGNITDDPKKALEGSILPFGGAKGYGLALAIEMLSAIGGAEVGKGVKGTANPEERCTKGDLFVVINPDFFMGKEEFKKKVDKLMEEIKTSKPMKDHEILIPGEIEERNKIKNKEGIEIDEVLYAQLKEILKEVGLNVEDYFK, encoded by the coding sequence TTGTTAATAAAACCTGAAAAAGCTAAAAAGTTAATAATTGATGTTTTAAAAAGATATGATGTGCCCAAAGAAGATGCTGAAATAGTATCTGATGTTCTTATTGAAGCTGATTTAAAAGGGTTTTCATCACACGGAATAGGGAGGTTTCCACAATATATTAAAGGATTAAAGCTAAAGAATATTAACCCAAAGCCAAATATAAAGATAATTAAGGATAAAAAAGCTACAGCAGTTATTGATGGAGATCTAGGTTTTGGTCAAGTGGTGGCAAAAAAGGCTATGGATTTAGCTATAGATAAAGCTAAAGATTATGGAATATCAGCAGTGGCTACTGTAAATTCAAATCATTTTGGAATAGCTGGATATTATGCTGAAATGGCTATGAAAAATGATATGGTAGGAATAGTTATAACAAACACTGAACCTGCAATGGCCCCCTATGGAGGAACAGAAAAGATATTAGGAACAAATCCAATAGCTATAGCATTTAGAGGAAATAAATATAAGTTTTCATTAGATATGGCAACAGCTTCCATAGCTAGAGGTAAGATATTTGAAGCATTAAGAAAAGGGGAAAAAATACCTTTTGGATGTGCTGTTGACAAAGATGGAAATATTACTGATGACCCAAAAAAGGCATTGGAGGGAAGTATATTACCATTTGGTGGGGCTAAAGGATATGGATTAGCCTTAGCTATTGAAATGTTATCTGCTATAGGGGGAGCTGAAGTAGGAAAGGGAGTGAAAGGAACAGCTAATCCTGAGGAAAGATGTACAAAAGGAGATCTGTTTGTTGTCATAAATCCTGACTTCTTCATGGGAAAGGAAGAATTTAAAAAGAAAGTTGATAAATTAATGGAGGAAATAAAAACATCAAAGCCTATGAAAGATCATGAAATTTTAATTCCAGGAGAGATAGAAGAAAGAAATAAAATAAAAAATAAGGAAGGAATAGAAATTGATGAAGTATTATATGCACAACTAAAAGAGATCTTAAAAGAAGTTGGTTTAAATGTTGAAGATTATTTTAAATAA
- the csm4 gene encoding type III-A CRISPR-associated RAMP protein Csm4, which yields MKKLVILKPSVNSKYHFGSGDLEKSDIIFHSSNLFSAIVNNFVLLYGEDYKEEINKKVKELAENLRLSSLFIKIDDIFLLPKPEHPIFYLLKKEVYENIKPKDIKKIKFVTLKAYKEIVMEKLKENNCYIDSLFEDDLDRYFNKRVVNGIFATEEEVNKIKNKLKIKKLFEAYDEEKNTIDRICERPAEGQLYKVEFIKFDKNVELYFIIDYPEYLNKEIQASIKLIEDEGLGGKRSIGAGHFEKVEIKDIKKFKDFNELFNTQGELNILLGVGIPKEDEISNIKYYKLLELGGYIYSTTKPELVTKHRRSLMALSEGSVVKAFEGCVKDVKPKNSSENIHPVYTHGKPITLPLVEK from the coding sequence ATGAAAAAGTTGGTTATTTTAAAACCAAGTGTTAATAGTAAGTATCATTTTGGTAGTGGTGATTTGGAAAAGAGTGATATAATATTCCATTCATCAAATTTATTTTCTGCCATAGTTAATAACTTTGTCTTATTGTATGGGGAAGATTATAAGGAAGAAATAAATAAAAAAGTTAAGGAATTGGCTGAAAATTTAAGATTATCATCATTATTTATTAAAATAGATGATATTTTCCTTCTACCTAAACCAGAACATCCTATATTTTACCTACTAAAAAAAGAGGTTTATGAAAATATCAAACCTAAGGATATAAAGAAAATTAAATTTGTTACTTTAAAAGCTTACAAAGAAATAGTTATGGAGAAACTCAAAGAAAATAATTGTTATATTGATTCTCTATTTGAGGATGATTTAGATAGATATTTTAATAAAAGAGTAGTTAATGGAATATTTGCTACAGAAGAAGAAGTTAATAAGATAAAAAATAAATTAAAAATCAAAAAATTATTTGAAGCATATGATGAGGAAAAGAACACAATAGATAGGATTTGTGAAAGACCTGCTGAAGGGCAGCTCTATAAGGTAGAGTTTATCAAATTTGATAAAAATGTGGAGCTTTATTTTATTATTGATTATCCAGAATATTTAAATAAAGAGATTCAAGCAAGTATAAAATTGATTGAAGATGAGGGTTTAGGGGGAAAGAGAAGTATAGGAGCAGGTCATTTTGAAAAGGTTGAGATAAAAGATATAAAAAAATTTAAAGATTTTAATGAATTGTTTAATACTCAAGGAGAACTAAATATTCTTTTAGGTGTAGGAATTCCTAAAGAAGATGAGATTAGTAATATTAAATATTATAAACTTTTAGAACTTGGAGGATACATTTATTCAACAACTAAGCCAGAATTAGTAACTAAGCATAGAAGGTCATTAATGGCTTTATCTGAAGGTTCTGTAGTTAAGGCATTTGAAGGGTGTGTAAAAGATGTTAAACCTAAAAATAGCTCTGAAAATATCCATCCAGTATATACTCATGGGAAACCAATAACTCTACCACTGGTGGAAAAATGA
- the endA gene encoding tRNA-intron lyase, whose amino-acid sequence MRKILGMLDKDRVVIFDKNGINKLLSKHYGNFEGNFLSLSLVEALYLVNLGWLEVKDKKILSFEELYNYAKNIEERLCLKYLTYKDLRSRGYIVKTGLKYGADFRLYERGANIEKEHSAYLVKVLSEDDRITVNELTGFVRVAHSVRKKLLIAIVDNDGDIVYYNMAFIKP is encoded by the coding sequence ATGAGAAAAATCTTGGGGATGTTAGATAAGGATAGAGTGGTTATATTTGACAAAAATGGAATAAATAAACTTTTGTCAAAACATTATGGAAATTTTGAAGGCAACTTTCTTTCTCTATCTCTTGTAGAAGCTTTATATTTGGTTAATTTAGGATGGTTGGAAGTTAAAGACAAAAAAATTCTATCTTTTGAGGAGCTATACAATTATGCTAAAAATATAGAAGAGAGATTATGTCTAAAATATTTAACATATAAAGACCTTAGAAGTAGAGGGTATATTGTTAAAACAGGATTAAAATATGGAGCTGACTTTAGACTTTATGAAAGAGGAGCTAATATTGAAAAAGAACACTCTGCTTATTTAGTAAAAGTTCTATCTGAAGATGATAGGATAACAGTTAATGAACTTACAGGCTTTGTTAGGGTAGCACACTCTGTTAGGAAGAAGTTATTAATAGCTATAGTAGATAATGATGGAGATATAGTTTATTACAATATGGCATTTATAAAACCTTAA
- the csm2 gene encoding type III-A CRISPR-associated protein Csm2, giving the protein MGYSRYQNLKGERGEGNRKKEEKEIVLNDKEIDIILNITSENANKMVEIAEKFANEILSIPNTKIREFYDYVLKIKENEDWYKKLVLLKPKMAYTYGKETNKGKKIALKKLHDTFSEIIDRIDNLNKFNNFKTFFEAVIAYHKLHGGKEN; this is encoded by the coding sequence ATGGGTTACAGTAGATATCAAAATCTTAAAGGTGAAAGAGGAGAAGGTAATAGAAAAAAGGAAGAAAAAGAAATTGTATTGAATGATAAAGAAATTGATATTATTCTAAACATTACAAGTGAGAATGCTAATAAAATGGTAGAAATTGCTGAGAAGTTTGCTAATGAAATACTTAGTATTCCAAATACAAAAATTAGAGAATTTTATGATTATGTTTTGAAAATTAAGGAGAATGAAGATTGGTATAAAAAGTTAGTTCTTCTAAAACCAAAGATGGCTTATACTTATGGAAAGGAGACTAATAAAGGTAAAAAAATAGCATTAAAAAAGTTACATGATACGTTTTCAGAAATTATTGATAGAATCGATAATTTAAATAAATTTAATAATTTCAAAACCTTCTTTGAAGCTGTTATTGCATATCACAAACTACATGGGGGTAAAGAAAACTAA